From Nicotiana tabacum cultivar K326 chromosome 22, ASM71507v2, whole genome shotgun sequence, one genomic window encodes:
- the LOC107768838 gene encoding 33 kDa ribonucleoprotein, chloroplastic, with the protein MSVAATASTCSTSSLYLFTQKPKFSVEHLSLSTYNAHFNFKINSTKLKAHFPISSLYRSSIFLSTCASVSDGVEVVQEDDEEEVALSAEEEEEIEEKEESVESESVEGGRLYVGNLPFSMTSSQLSEIFAEAGTVANVEIVYDRVTDRSRGFAFVTMGSVEEAKEAIRLFDGSQVGGRTVKVNFPEVPRGGEREVMSAKIRSTYQGFVDSPHKLYVANLSWALTSQGLRDAFADQPGFMSAKVIYDRSSGRSRGFGFITFSSAEAMKSALDTMNEVELEGRPLRLNVAGQKAPLSSPSVVETSPENDSENNELLSSLSS; encoded by the exons ATGTCAGTTGCCGCTACAGCATCTACTTGTTCTACTTCTTCACTGTATCTCTTCACTCAAAAGCCTAAATTCTCAGTAGAACATCTTTCCTTAAGTACTTATAATGCTCACTTCAACTTCAAGATAAACTCAACAAAACTCAAAGCCCATTTCCCCATATCTTCTCTTTATCGCTCTTCAATCTTTTTGAGCACTTGTGCTTCTGTGTCTGATGGAGTTGAGGTTGTCCAAGAAGATGACGAAGAAGAAGTTGCATTGTCAgccgaagaagaagaggaaattgaagaaaaagaagaaagtgtTGAGTCAGAATCAGTTGAAGGTGGTAGATTGTACGTGGGTAATTTGCCTTTTTCAATGACCTCTTCTCAATTGTCTGAAATCTTTGCTGAAGCTGGCACAGTGGCTAATGTTGAG ATTGTTTATGACAGAGTTACAGATAGGAGTCGTGGATTTGCATTTGTTACGATGGGAAGTGTTGAAGAGGCAAAGGAAGCAATTCGCTTGTTTGATGGATCT CAAGTTGGAGGTCGTACGGTCAAGGTGAATTTCCCTGAGGTTCCAAGAGGAGGTGAAAGGGAAGTAATGAGTGCAAAGATAAGAAGCACCTATCAAGGTTTTGTAGATAGCCCTCACAAATTATACGTTGCAAATCTTAGCTGGGCCCTCACTTCTCAAGGTCTAAGAGATGCTTTTGCTGACCAGCCCGGATTCATGAGTGCAAAAGTCATCTATGACAGGTCCTCTGGAAGATCTCGAGGTTTTGGGTTCATTACATTTTCTTCTGCTGAAGCAATGAAATCTGCACTTGATACCATGAATGAAGTG GAACTTGAAGGACGGCCGTTGCGACTAAATGTGGCTGGGCAGAAAGCTCCCCTATCTTCTCCATCAGTTGTCGAAACAAGTCCTGAAAATGATTCTGAGAACAATGAATTACTTTCTAGTCTCAGCTCATAA
- the LOC107768839 gene encoding syntaxin-121-like, with product MNDLFSGSFSRFRADDQSDSHAIEMGDITGGVNLDKFFEDVEAIKDELKGLEKIYSQLQSSHEKSKTLHNAKAVKDLRSNMDNDVSMALKKAKFIKVRLEALDRSNAANRSLPGCGPGSSSDRTRTSVVNGLRKKLQESMNQFNELRQKMASEYRETVQRRYYTVTGENPDEAVLDTLISTGQSETFLQKAIQEQGRGQVMDTVMEIQERHEAVKELERNLKELHQVFLDMAVLVESQGAQLDDIESQVNRANSFVRGGAQQLQVARKHQKNTRKWTCFAIILLLIIILVVVLSIQPWKK from the exons ATGAATGATCTATTTTCAGGATCTTTCTCTCGTTTCAGAGCTGACGATCAATCGGACTCTCACGCCATAGAAATGGGAGACATTACTGGCGGAGTCAATCTCGACAAATTCTTCGAAGATGTTGAAGCCATTAAAGACGAACTCAAAGGCCTCGAGAAAATCTATTCCCAACTCCAATCTTCCCATGAAAAAAGCAAGACTCTTCACAACGCTAAAGCCGTTAAAGATCTAAGATCCAACATGGATAATGACGTTTCCATGGCATTGAAGAAAGCCAAATTCATCAAAGTTCGTCTCGAAGCCTTAGACAGATCAAATGCAGCGAATCGAAGCCTCCCTGGATGTGGACCCGGAAGTTCATCTGACAGGACGAGAACTTCAGTTGTGAACGGATTAAGGAAGAAACTTCAAGAGTCAATGAATCAGTTCAACGAGCTAAGGCAAAAGATGGCATCTGAATATAGGGAAACAGTTCAACGACGATATTATACCGTCACAGGAGAAAATCCTGATGAAGCAGTTCTTGATACACTCATATCTACAG GTCAAAGTGAGACGTTCTTGCAAAAGGCAATTCAAGAGCAAGGGAGAGGACAAGTGATGGATACAGTTATGGAAATTCAAGAAAGGCATGAAGCTGTGAAGGAATTGGAGAGGAATTTGAAAGAATTGCATCAAGTATTCTTGGACATGGCTGTTTTGGTTGAAAGTCAAGGAGCTCAACTTGATGATATTGAGAGCCAAGTGAATAGGGCTAATTCCTTCGTTAGAGGGGGTGCTCAGCAACTGCAAGTGGCAAGGAAGCACCAGAAGAACACTAGAAAATGGACTTGTTTTGCTATTATTCTTCTGCTTATCATCATTTTGGTGGTGGTTCTTTCTATTCAGCCATGGAAAAAATGA